One window of Saccharomyces mikatae IFO 1815 strain IFO1815 genome assembly, chromosome: 8 genomic DNA carries:
- the VMR1 gene encoding putative ATP-binding cassette multidrug transporter VMR1 (similar to Saccharomyces cerevisiae VMR1 (YHL035C) and YBT1 (YLL048C); ancestral locus Anc_4.6) — MTTNVGIIRNNDSYWEVDDFTRIGRTQLLNYYFPLIIIASIALLELYQYAPSHSEKLAEPDIVNEYLFGPQGEGEEDFSVERLLPHSSNQTDYVDTKKQGKLLQLRHFDIRDIDVKKIDDKNRGGLTFKEPSTHDHLRKLFEIVLVSLQIIGLLFLRITNISTELTDRDVSVLLLLWLILLSLTALRAYKRSKNLWTISFSAYTALWLSNWFPLRSIYIGNINDIPSRIFYIFEFMVTSNLELVLLTSPLKDSSPSIYVRDAFMTPSREHSSSILSFITWSWVTDFIWKAQNSAITLKDIWGLSMEDYCIFILKRFTKDSNTTNGLMAPLFEFFKRYLIIEVILISVNSIVNLFPTILLKKLLEIVDNPDRSSSYMNLAWLYIVAMFVCRIIAAISNSQGQFISDKNCLRIRAILIGEIYSKGLRKKLFASRKTSYNRESVSENLGTVINLISIDSFNVSEVSNYLYMTVQTIIMIMIVVSLLFKFLGVSAFAGISIILMMFPLNIMLADLLGKFQKLALQCTDQRNAKLNECLQNIRIVKYFAWENNICNAIGLIRQKELLYFFKKSLLWSLSSFLWFMTPTLVTGVTFAIYIFVQKQELNAPLAFTILSLFTLLKTPLDQLSNMLSFINQSKVSLRRIISFLNLDDTEKYNQLTISPDRNKIEFKKANLVWNENDNDINKFKLCDLNIIFSIGKLNLVLGSTGSGKSALLMSLLGELDLVSGFIIIPGLEPRHDLIPDHDGLTNSFAYCSQSAWLVSDTIKNNIVFNGSYDKSRYKKVIDACGLNRDLNILPAGDLTEIGEKGITLSGGQKQRISLARAVYSHAKHVLLDDCLSAVDSHTAVWIYENCITGQLMKNRTCILVTHNVPLAIRNAHFAIILEDGKVKNQGTIKELQKKGIFKEEIAQLSHQDTITKKTVNNLDENNIQRSKCVIDNTEYDINLVNDGQLIEEEEKSSGAIGLDVYKWYLKFFGGYKALTAFTLYITAQILFISQSWWIRHWVNHTNLHIEAFHFTIDRLALEGIKSKRVDSSENQYTAIYYLSLYFVIGIIQALLGGLKTMVTFLSGMQASKKIFNSMLDLVLHAKIRFFDVTPVGRIMNRFSKDIEGIDQELIPYLEVTVFCLIQCSSILLLIVVITPRFFSVAVIVFILYYFVGKWYLKASRDLKRIDSITKSPIFQHFSETLVGVCTIRAFGDEKRFILENMEKIDQNNKAFFYLSVAVKWFAFRVDMIGAFIVLGSGSFILFNIDNIDSGLAGISLTYAILFTDSALWLVQLYSRFEMNMNSVERLKEYSSIVQEKYLGYDEDHIQALNDSSWPKHGKIEVENLSLRYASNLPLVLKNVCFKVDPQSKVGIVGRTGAGKSTIIAALFRLLEPVTGCIKIDDQDISKIDLITLRRSITIIPQDPVLFAGTIKSNIDPHDEYDERRIFKVLLQVNLISSLEFKQVFNLKENFNIHNKFLNLQSEIVEGGLNLSQGERQLLFIARSLLRESKIILLDEATSSIDYDSDHLIQSIIRSKFNKSTILTIAHRLRSVIYYDKILVMDAGEIKEYGHPYELLKNERSTFYRMCRDSGDLELLKQVARQ, encoded by the coding sequence ATGACAACGAATGTCGGTATTATCCGAAATAATGATTCATATTGGGAAGTTGACGATTTTACTCGAATCGGAAGAACACAGTTATTGAACTATTATTTTCCATTGATCATCATAGCATCAATTGCCCTTCTTGAGCTTTACCAGTATGCCCCATCTCATAGTGAAAAACTTGCTGAGCCCGATATAGTAAATGAATATCTTTTTGGCCCACAAGGGGAGGGAGAAGAAGACTTTAGTGTCGAAAGGCTCTTACCACACTCAAGTAATCAAACCGATTACGTCGATACCAAGAAGCAAGGGAAACTATTGCAACTGAGACACTTTGACATAAGAGATATAGAtgtcaaaaaaatcgaTGATAAAAACCGCGGTGGACTAACATTTAAGGAACCCTCTACTCATGACCATTTGAGAAAGTTGTTCGAAATTGTACTAGTTTCATTGCAAATAATCggtcttctctttttaaGAATAACAAATATCAGTACTGAATTAACCGACAGAGACGTTTCAGTTTTACTTTTGCTCTGGTTGATATTACTTTCTCTAACAGCATTGAGAGCTTACAAGCGTTCAAAGAACCTTTGGACCATTAGCTTTAGTGCCTATACAGCTTTATGGCTTTCAAATTGGTTCCCACTACGGTCAATATATATTGGCAATATCAATGATATTCCCTCGCGAATTTTCTACATCTTTGAATTTATGGTAACGTCAAATTTAGAGTTAGTACTGCTTACTTCACCGCTCAAAGACAGCTCACCCAGCATCTATGTAAGAGACGCGTTTATGACTCCTTCGAGAGAACATTCATCCTCTATTTTGAGTTTTATCACTTGGAGTTGGGTTACTGATTTCATATGGAAAGCCCAGAACAGCGCCATCACATTGAAGGATATTTGGGGCTTATCGATGGAAGATTATTGCATTTTCATCTTAAAAAGATTCACCAAGGATAGCAATACTACCAACGGTTTGATGGCACCCCTATTcgagtttttcaaaaggtATTTAATCATTGAAGTGATATTGATTTCGGTGAACAGCATAGTGAACCTTTTTCCAACGATCCTACTGAAAAAACTTTTAGAAATTGTGGATAACCCAGATCGTTCCTCATCATATATGAATTTAGCATGGCTCTATATTGTAGCTATGTTCGTTTGTAGGATAATAGCAGCGATTTCTAATTCACAAGGTCAATTTATTTCTGATAAGAATTGTTTAAGGATAAGAGCCATCCTAATCGGAGAAATTTATTCAAAGGGCTTACGCAAGAAGTTATTTGCATCACGCAAAACTAGCTACAATAGAGAAAGTGTTTCCGAAAACCTCGGCACCGTTATTAATCTAATCTCCATAGATTCATTCAATGTATCCGAAGTTTCAAATTACCTTTATATGACAGTACAAACCATTATTATGATAATGATTGTCGTAAGCCTACTTTTCAAGTTTCTAGGTGTTTCTGCCTTTGCAGGTATCTCAATAATCTTGATGATGTTCCCTTTGAATATCATGTTGGCCGACTTGTTGGGtaagtttcaaaaactaGCCCTACAATGCACCGATCAAAGAAATGCCAAATTGAACGAGTGTTTACAAAACATTAGAATTGTCAAATATTTTGCGTGGGAGAATAACATTTGCAATGCCATTGGATTAATAAGGCAAAAAGAACTGttatactttttcaaaaaatctttaCTATGGtctttatcttcttttctttggttcATGACGCCAACCTTAGTAACTGGTGTTACATTTgccatatatatatttgttcaaaaacaagaattaAATGCCCCGCTTGCTTTTACTATTTTGTCACTCTTCACTTTATTGAAGACCCCTCTGGATCAATTATCAAATATGTTAAGTTTCATAAATCAATCGAAGGTTTCTTTAAGACGAATCATCAGTTTTTTAAACTTGGACGACACAGAGAAATATAATCAGCTGACTATATCTCCAGATAGAAATAAAATTGAGTTCAAAAAGGCAAATTTAGTctggaatgaaaatgacaatgacattaataaattcaaattatgtgatttgaatattatattttcaattggCAAATTGAACTTAGTCTTAGGTTCGACAGGTTCCGGTAAAAGCGCACTATTGATGAGTTTATTGGGAGAGCTAGATTTAGTCAGTGGCTTCATAATTATTCCAGGGTTAGAACCAAGACATGATTTAATCCCTGACCATGATGGGTTAACCAATTCCTTCGCATACTGTTCACAAAGTGCGTGGCTAGTAAGTgatacaataaaaaacaatatcGTCTTTAATGGTTCCTATGACAAGAGTAGGTACAAAAAAGTAATTGATGCATGTGGACTGAATAGAGATCTGAATATTTTACCTGCTGGTGATTTAACTGAAATTGGTGAAAAAGGCATAACACTATCAGGAGGTCAAAAACAGAGAATTTCTTTGGCAAGAGCTGTTTATTCCCATGCCAAGCATGTGTTGCTAGATGATTGCTTGAGTGCTGTCGATTCCCACACTGCTGTATGGATATATGAAAATTGTATTACTGGtcaattgatgaaaaatagaACATGTATTTTAGTTACGCACAATGTTCCGCTTGCAATTAGAAACGCACATTTTGCAATCATATTAGAGGACGGGAAAGTAAAGAATCAAGGAACTATCAAGGAGCTACAGAAGAAAGGGATTTTTAAAGAGGAGATTGCTCAATTATCTCATCAGGATACCATAACCAAAAAAACGGTGAACAATCTGGATGAAAATAACATCCAAAGAAGCAAGTGCGTTATAGACAACACGGAATATGACATAAATTTAGTTAATGATGGTCAGCtaatagaagaagaagaaaagtcTAGTGGTGCCATAGGTCTTGATGTTTATAAGTGGTatctgaaattttttggaGGTTATAAGGCTTTAACAGCGTTCACTCTTTACATCACAGCGCAAATACTGTTCATCAGTCAATCTTGGTGGATACGACACTGGGTGAATCATACCAACTTGCATATAGAAGCTTTTCATTTCACAATCGACAGACTAGCTTTAGAGGgaataaaatcaaaaaggGTGGACTCTTCGGAAAACCAATATACAGCGATTTATTATTTGAGTTTATATTTCGTAATTGGTATTATTCAAGCGCTATTAGGGGGACTCAAAACTATGGTAACTTTTTTGTCTGGCATGCAAGCTTCCAAGAAGATCTTCAACAGCATGCTAGATCTTGTTCTACATGCCAAGATAAGATTTTTTGACGTGACGCCTGTTGGTAGGATCATGAATCGTTTCTCAAAAGACATTGAAGGTATTGACCAAGAGCTAATTCCATATTTGGAGGTTACGGTATTTTGCCTAATTCAATGTTCGTCAATTTTATTGCTCATTGTTGTAATTACTCCTCGCTTTTTTTCTGTCGCAGTTatagttttcattttatattaCTTTGTCGGGAAATGGTATTTAAAAGCAAGTagagatttgaaaagaattgatTCAATAACAAAATCTCCTATTTTCCAACATTTCTCAGAGACTTTGGTGGGCGTTTGCACTATCCGTGCCTTTGGTGACGAGAAGAGATTCATTTTGGAGAATATGGAGAAAATTGACCAGAATAATAAGGCCTTCTTTTACTTATCAGTTGCTGTTAAATGGTTTGCGTTTAGGGTGGACATGATTGGAGCATTCATTGTTTTAGGATCAGGCTCTTTTATCCTGTTCAATATTGACAATATTGACTCGGGTCTTGCCGGAATTTCCCTGACATATGCGATTCTATTTACAGATAGTGCGTTATGGCTTGTTCAACTGTACTCAAGATTTGAAATGAACATGAACTCTGTTGAAAGATTAAAAGAATACTCTAGCATTGTGCAGGAAAAGTATCTTGGCTATGATGAAGACCATATACAAGCTCTCAATGACTCGTCGTGGCCAAAACATGGTAAAATTGAAGTGGAGAATTTATCTTTACGTTATGCATCAAACTTACCGCTTGTTTTAAAAAACGTTTGCTTCAAAGTAGATCCTCAAAGTAAGGTCGGAATTGTGGGAAGAACTGGCGCAGGCAAATCTACCATAATTGCGGCATTATTCAGATTATTGGAACCAGTAACTGGATGTATCAAAATAGATGACCAGGACATAAGTAAGATTGATCTGATTACTTTACGTCGCTCCATTACAATCATTCCCCAGGACCCTGTTTTATTTGCTGGTACAATTAAAAGTAATATTGACCCACATGACGAATatgatgaaagaagaatattcaaagTGCTTTTGCAAGTAAACTTGATCTCTTCGCTTGAATTTAAACAAGTATTCaacttgaaagaaaacttcAATATTCATAATAAATTCTTGAACCTCCAATCAGAAATAGTTGAAGGAGGCTTAAACCTCTCTCAAGGTGAAAGGCAGTTGCTATTCATAGCACGATCATTATTGCGAGAATCcaaaattattcttttaGATGAGGCTACTTCGTCTATTGATTACGACTCTGACCATCTAATCCAGAGTATTATAAGAAGCAAGTTTAATAAGAGCACAATCCTCACTATAGCACATCGCTTGAGATCGGTTATCTATTACGATAAAATACTTGTGATGGATGCCGGTGAGATAAAAGAGTACGGACATCCCTATGAACTGCTCAAAAATGAGCGAAGTACATTTTATAGAATGTGTCGCGATAGTGGAGATCTGGAACTTTTGAAGCAAGTAGCCCGGCaataa